The following are from one region of the Candidatus Kryptoniota bacterium genome:
- a CDS encoding alpha/beta fold hydrolase gives MARIEKERISFETPDHCRIVGDFYFENGKKSVAQPCVVLVHEFKKGREQWNSFAAALVSAGYKVLAYDVRGHGESANLKDVTSVLSDPQLAPFDFDGAVTWLTHRKGVDAGRLASIGVSFGAYVACGGNAAYREQVKATVAISCSLKGALTFLSHKPGERAMHKVLYMAGKGQPAKDAAELSDKYTSGARTVKIFDETAAQGIDLLNTKPEAMEIILEWLNENL, from the coding sequence ATGGCGAGAATTGAGAAAGAACGTATATCTTTTGAAACTCCTGATCATTGCAGGATCGTCGGTGATTTCTATTTTGAAAACGGAAAGAAATCTGTTGCGCAGCCGTGTGTCGTACTCGTCCACGAATTCAAGAAGGGCAGGGAGCAATGGAACAGCTTCGCGGCTGCGCTCGTGAGCGCCGGCTACAAGGTCCTGGCGTACGACGTTCGAGGACATGGCGAATCAGCAAACCTGAAGGACGTTACTTCCGTACTAAGCGATCCGCAGCTCGCTCCGTTCGATTTCGACGGTGCGGTAACCTGGTTGACCCATAGAAAAGGCGTGGATGCGGGTAGACTCGCTTCAATCGGCGTTTCGTTCGGTGCCTACGTCGCATGCGGCGGTAATGCGGCTTACCGCGAACAGGTCAAGGCCACGGTTGCAATCTCATGTTCCTTGAAGGGAGCTCTGACATTTCTCAGCCACAAGCCTGGCGAAAGAGCCATGCACAAAGTTTTGTACATGGCGGGCAAGGGACAGCCCGCGAAGGACGCGGCAGAACTGTCCGACAAGTACACCAGCGGCGCCAGGACGGTCAAGATTTTCGATGAGACGGCAGCACAGGGGATCGATCTCTTAAACACGAAGCCT